The proteins below are encoded in one region of Mauremys reevesii isolate NIE-2019 linkage group 15, ASM1616193v1, whole genome shotgun sequence:
- the EME1 gene encoding crossover junction endonuclease EME1 produces MALQSDESDVEDLPKFTFLKEQPPAGKSSSSCQPPSKERVVVICSSDSEESSPPSPGLEKFPGTQDSDRASSCKDAIARLSSESEEEEEIIPLSERLRGKLVNSESSKTSILLSEAQQPSSCDAVCKAKGTVLRQNYEPVVTDCREQLLPKASDTQTKTPVSSWEISDSDQDDATEDSKRVPLHPPPVCLSDSPGRISRPLVAEASSEMSPPQKKSKHSQEERARARQAALQRRREREVQKEQREQDRERKKALANMLKAQRPEECLKHITVVLDPVLLQIEGGGQVLSALQAMNCGCVIESQAVPCSITWRRRRAGSSQVEEGSWIEEPNILVLLRLEDFVSMIYSYRQEVQGGTEGPKETLRSFVACVMERAPGKTLALAVVELEKYFRSHKVQSRKKLRQAVLNGSQVEGQGKQKKRKGKRDSGPELSRVEVEEALVDLQLHTGVQVRILESWKELGDFASTFTKAVAEAPFKQEREKTGFSFYLESEWCRGVKVDRSGKGLSQVWKRQIQQFNRVSLEMASAIVAAYPSPLLLDQAYRRCLSEREQQNLLADIPVRRGNGVTATSRRIGPELSKRIYLQMTSHHPDLSLDVTG; encoded by the exons ATGGCCCTGCAGTCGGATGAGAGCGACGTTGAGGACCTGCCAAAGTTCACTTTTCTAAAGGAACAGCCTCCTGCgggaaaaagcagcagcagctgccagcctcCTTCAAAGGAGAGAGTTGTGGTGATCTGCAGCTCTGACTCTGAGgaatcctctcctccttccccggGGTTGGAAAAGTTCCCTGGCACCCAGGATTCTGACCGAGCCAGCTCTTGTAAGGATGCGATTGCAAGGCTGAGCAGTGagagtgaggaggaagaggagataaTACCCTTGTCTGAAAGACTAAGGGGGAAATTGGTGAACAGCGAGTCCTCCAAAACTAGTATTTTGCTTTCTGAGGCCCAGCAACCGAGTAGCTGTGATGCAGTGTGTAAAGCTAAGGGTACTGTGCTCCGTCAGAACTACGAACCGGTGGTTACTGACTGCAGAGAACAGTTGCTGCCAAAGGCTTCTGACACCCAGACAAAAACCCCTGTCTCATCCTGGGAAATTTCAGATAGTGACCAAGATGATGCCACAGAGGATTCCAAGAGGGTACCTTTGCACCCGCCTCCAGTTTGTCTGTCAGACTCTCCAGGCCGGATCAGCAGGCCTCTGGTGGCAGAGGCAAGTTCAGAAATGTCCCCCCCTCAGAAGAAGTCAAAACACAGCCAGGAGGAGAGAGCGAGGGCTCGTCAGGCTGCGTTGCAGAGGAGGAGAGAGCGGGAAGTGCAGAAGGAGCAGCGGGAACAGGACCGAGAGAGGAAAAAGGCACTTGCCAACATGCTGAAGGCCCAGCGACCAGAAGAGTGCCTGAAGCACATAACAGTGGTGCTGGATCCAG TTCTCTTGCAGATAGAAGGAGGTGGGCAAGTCCTCAGTGCTTTGCAGGCCATGAACTGTGGCTGTGTGATTGAGAGTCAGGCTGTTCCCTGTAGCAtcacctggaggaggaggagggctgggTCATCTCAG GTTGAAGAAGGCAGCTGGATAGAAGAACCCAATATCCTGGTTCTGCTTCGCCTGGAGGATTTTGTATCCATGATCTACAGCTACAGGCAG GAAGTCCAGGGTGGCACAGAAGGACCAAAAGAGACTTTACGGAGCTTCGTAGCTTGTGTCATGGAGAGAGCTCCTGGGAAAACTCTAGCACTGGCTGTAGTTGAACTAGAAAAATATTTCAG ATCTCACAAAGTTCAGTCCCGGAAGAAGCTGCGGCAGGCAGTGCTGAATGGAAGCCAAGTAGAAGGACAAGGGAAACAGAAAAAACGGAAGGGAAAGCGGGATTCTGGCCCAGAGCTGTCCAGGGTGGAAGTGGAAGAA GCATTGGTCGATCTGCAGCTTCACACAGGAGTCCAGGTTAGAATCCTCGAGAGTTGGAAGGAACTTGGAGACTTTGCCAGTACGTTCACCAAAGCAGTAGCTGAAGCACCATTCAA GCAAGAGCGAGAAAAGACCGGCTTCTCCTTCTACCTGGAGAGTGAGTGGTGTAGAGGGGTGAAGGTGGACCGCTCAGGGAAGGGACTCTCGCAGGTTTGGAAGAGGCAGATCCAACAGTTCAACCGGGTCAGTCTGGAGATGGCCAGTGCCATTGTGGCCGCATACCCTTCTCCACTGCTTCTGGATCAG GCCTATCGTAGATGCCTTTCAGAGCGGGAGCAACAGAACCTTCTCGCTGACATACCTGTGCGCCGTGGCAATGGCGTAACTGCCACATCACGGCGGATTGGACCAGAACTCTCCAAACGGATTTACCTGCAGATGACCTCTCACCATCCTGATCTCTCTCTTGATGTAACTGGCTAG